Within Ptiloglossa arizonensis isolate GNS036 chromosome 8, iyPtiAriz1_principal, whole genome shotgun sequence, the genomic segment AATTTGATACTTCTAcaacgatatatttttttttatgtcgtAACGATAGAATGaatctaaaaattaatattgtttatTGTTTCCATAGCAACATATTTAATCAACCGATTGTAATTATAATGGGACTTTATTTGAAATCATGTttaattatttgattttttatagatattttgttaaagtaattataatattagtggtgtaataaatttaaaaaatataaattaataaattatttattgaaaCATGCTTTACGAATAATATAGATAAAAAGTGATAATATTAGAAGCAGTAACAATGTTGATCATGTGCAGGTACATATGTTGCAATTATTCCGAAAAATAGTATTAGTtgcataattaataatatttttacattttctacaaGTGCCACACTGCTGTAAAATGGTAATCACAATTTACAATATCTTACATAATATCCTCTGAAAGTATATGGTAATTTTGAGGGTCGTTTGCTTGATGATTTGGTGGGCAAAGAAAGAATTCAATAAAATTAAGGACAGGACCTCTGCTAAATGGATTCAAATATCTTCCTTTCTTGTCCCTTAAATATGAATACCTTTTATAATTAAACATTTCATTTGTGGTCAAATTCATACACGCATGCAATACCTATACAAAAAACACAGATCATTGTAAATTTAGATAAGTCTGGATTACTTTTTGATGCTGACATATAAttatagttatactttatatttacCGAAGTACATGTCAAAATCCATCCAAGTCCACAGAAGACCAAAGCTTCTAATACACCCAACACATATAATAATTGAATTCCTTCAATTGCCATGCAGTAGCAAGCGAAGTAAATTGTAAATGAACAGTTTATTGCTACACACATAACAAAAAGGAAAAACCACATTCTGAAACAATAATTTATCAATGATATTTGATAATTATAGAAGTTATGTGTAAGATGTGTATACAATTATAATACTTTATTATTCACCTATTTCTTAAACCGACACAATTGTATATAAATGGACAGTGATGATCAAAATATGTAACGCATCTGTTACAGATTCTGCAGTGTTTAGCTCTTAAAGGTCTGAAGCATCTACAACTGTGACACAATCGAGATAATAATACATTcctttttttccatttatcAAAATACGGAATCTAAAAATAAGGACAATTtcgttaaatattgtaatagttTGTATTGATATCTTTATTGAGTAATAATTAAACCATAAAACAATACCTGTTTAATTGCCCTATAGTAGGTATCACTGTTTTGTGGTACATAGCCAGGATCCCTCCTGTTTGCTACAATCCATGAAATCCACATAACAATATTCCAATAAATAAAGCAATAATGACTGCCACGCAAAAGGTTCCATGTTAATGGGATACATTTTAGTAGATACATTGGATATCCCCATAATAAAACAGATATCATAAATAGTAATATAGGACCTTTACTGTTTCCAGCTCCACCAAATAGTAGCGCCCTTTAAAGAAAACAAATGTTAATATATTAAGaaacataatatttttaataatgatTGACaaagaatataataatataaaccaAAGTTCGTTGATAGGTGGAATCCATCTAGCCCTTCGTTTTTGTTCAGCTTGTAGTATTCTTACAATTTCTGAATGTCTGTGACTTTTTGCTAACTGTAATGGTGTTTTACCATTCTTGTCACGAGGCTCTAATTCAATTTTACTTTTTTCACAAAGTATTTTGACACAACTAACATTACTAGAAAGGCATGCTAAATGTAGTGGTGTAGATCCAAAATAGTCTGGCTTTTGTAAGTCTACTCCACTGTACATAAGTAATCTTATTAACTCTGCATGGCCTTTGTATGCAGCCCAATGAAGGGCAGTATCACCATTTATGTCCGTTAAATGTCCCAATGCACCAGATCCTAATAAAAATGCTGCTGTTGCAAATTTCCCAAACATACAAGCAGTCATCAAAGGTGTTAAACCTTTAAAATCTGCTGCATTAACAGCAACTCCTGCCTGAAAAACAGAAACtatacaaattttgatggacaaGAATTATGATTTCATGTAcaatagttttattaatttacatACTTTTAACAACAATTGAACTATTGCACTATGACCCTTACGACAAGCCCAATGTATTGGTCTTGGTCCTTGTGTTCCAAGACAAGAAAGATCAACTGGTCCATTCCGTTCTATTAAGTATCTCATTACCTGTTGgatgataaaatattattgtttCAATGCAAGGAAATATGTACTATTCTTTATCTGAATTAATGAAATATAACTAACTTCAATGTTTCCATCTAAAGCAGCCCAATGGGCAGGAGTATATCCCCATTCGTCTCTTGCACTTAATACACTTAAACCATTTTTTTCTACCAGTTCATCAACAGCTCCAATTTCGCTAAAAACAtgtttaaagtatttttattatttttcagtttattcttaattatacaaataaaatcgtaaaaaaaataaaagaaataaaagtatctaatctaacccagatctaagaAGTTCAAAAATCTTTTTTGTTTCATCGGATGGTGTTTGACCTGGAGCATGTTCGTCTGTATAAATGTTGTCATCTGGACCATTTCTTGTCTGTAAATCAGTGCCTTTAGCAGATCCATGACTCTGATGGGTAGTGCTAGAAATTGGAGTGTTTGGTAGATGCCCGACCATGTCGGGATCGGGACTTAGTTCCCATACAGATCTTGCTGCACCAGGCCCTGTAACAGGGCTCACAGGATACACCTAAAAAGATGAATTCAATTTTCAGCCAAATATACTTAACAATATAAATGAGCATTATAGCCGTTTAAAAGAGATATCAAATACTATTTCCaaatactatttttaaaaatagttgcatttattttgtattacaaATTAAAACTTGGCGGTAGTTTCAAAAATATGATATGGTTTGTGCCTTTATGTCCCGTATGTAATGAAATTAAAGCTTTCAATTATGTTATCATTgcgtatattatatttatataaaataaagatttttttaGTTTACCTTACAAAGCGTTGCGAGTTCCGTATTTACACGTTCGTGTTCGGAAGGTGTCCTGAAGGATGCGCCCTGTGTAGAGGTTGTCCCACCTTCCGGAACGGTTAGTCACAACGAAACATTTGGTCCAACCATGTTTTCCAATACTCTTCTTATTACACACTTTTTCCTTCACTATGATAAATTCTAGAACAATAGCCTCGTTAGAACACAACGATGTGACGAGTCACGAGAAGCAACGTCCGCATTTCCGACTATCGTTATTTGATATTCCGCATTCAAATCAATACCGTGGTTGAATGAACGCCTGCGTACTAAAATCACACGAAACGCAAAACTTGCTGTGTTACCTCTtaacgtttataaaaattttacatttaatcatatttattcgatcaaaatttgaattaaaacTACTTTCTAATAGATTATATTTACAAACTCTGCCGGCTTAGATTTCTGTTTGTAAGATAAcatgttttaataaaaataaagttaaatTTAAAACTAAACAAGATCAATATTATTTACTTAGTTTCTGTATTTTGCTATTCCTTTACTCCTTTCAAAATACCCTAGATTCCAAGAATTGTCACATTATATCCAAAAAGatccgcgaaataaaattttcgaaattttgataagATATTTTGTCACATAttcgaactttggtatcaggagaacatcaTGTTCGAGGAAGTATTCGAATTTCGCGGATTcctagaattgtgaaatatttaatttccgagatatttaaaaaacatttgCAATGctctaaatttgtattgttcatTAATATAAGTGTATTGTGCTAAGTAATAATTGAATAAGTAGtttcttttttgctttctcttttGTTCCTCATTGCGATTA encodes:
- the Patsas gene encoding palmitoyltransferase Patsas; this encodes MVGHLPNTPISSTTHQSHGSAKGTDLQTRNGPDDNIYTDEHAPGQTPSDETKKIFELLRSGEIGAVDELVEKNGLSVLSARDEWGYTPAHWAALDGNIEVMRYLIERNGPVDLSCLGTQGPRPIHWACRKGHSAIVQLLLKAGVAVNAADFKGLTPLMTACMFGKFATAAFLLGSGALGHLTDINGDTALHWAAYKGHAELIRLLMYSGVDLQKPDYFGSTPLHLACLSSNVSCVKILCEKSKIELEPRDKNGKTPLQLAKSHRHSEIVRILQAEQKRRARWIPPINELWALLFGGAGNSKGPILLFMISVLLWGYPMYLLKCIPLTWNLLRGSHYCFIYWNIVMWISWIVANRRDPGYVPQNSDTYYRAIKQIPYFDKWKKRNVLLSRLCHSCRCFRPLRAKHCRICNRCVTYFDHHCPFIYNCVGLRNRMWFFLFVMCVAINCSFTIYFACYCMAIEGIQLLYVLGVLEALVFCGLGWILTCTSVLHACMNLTTNEMFNYKRYSYLRDKKGRYLNPFSRGPVLNFIEFFLCPPNHQANDPQNYHILSEDIILKSCSNRPTLG